The following proteins come from a genomic window of Sorghum bicolor cultivar BTx623 chromosome 3, Sorghum_bicolor_NCBIv3, whole genome shotgun sequence:
- the LOC8079047 gene encoding fruit protein pKIWI502: protein MLLRSAPRGLHLLRPQHLRLLSAAASASAAPAPPQLPTEWAEAPLACVRPATADASLFHVSLDLSAHGELLASHAAAGQFLPFRLPAAPYPIFLAIASPPPPPLTPEAGLAGSGSPSCFDFLVKRLPGTPSARLCDLRPGDLVHVGASVVGRGFDVARIADARDVLVFATGSGISPIRSLIESGFAENKKTGVNLFYGVRNLQRMAYQERFDDWESRGVKIVPVLSRPDGQWTGERGYVQNVFSRMKNIVNPSSVGAILCGHKQMTEEITRVLVADGLSKDRILTNF from the exons ATGCTCCTGCGGTCCGCGCCGCGCGGCCTCCACCTGCTCCGGCCGCAACACCTACGCCtcctctccgccgccgcctccgcctccgcggcCCCGGCCCCGCCCCAGCTCCCAACCGAGTGGGCCGAGGCTCCGCTTGCCTGCGTCCGCCCGGCCACCGCCGACGCCTCGCTGTTCCACGTCTCGCTTGACCTCTCCGCGCACGGGGAGCTCCTCGCCtcccacgccgccgccggccagtTCCTCCCCTTCCGCCTCCCCGCCGCGCCCTACCCGATCTTCCTCGCCATCGCGTCCCCTCCTCCCCCACCCCTCACGCCCGAGGCCGGCCTAGCAGGGTCAGGGTCACCCTCCTGCTTCGACTTCCTCGTCAAGCGCCTCCCGGGAACCCCCTCCGCGCGCCTCTGTGACCTCCGACCCGGTGACCTCGTCCATGTTGGCGCCAGCGTCGTCGGCCGCGGATTTGACGTCGCCAGGATAGCCGACGCCCGCGACGTTCTCGTCTTCGCCACCGGATCCGGGATCAG CCCGATACGGTCACTTATTGAGTCAGGTTTTGCTGAAAACAAGAAAACTGGTGTAAACCTCTTTTATGGGGTTAGAAATCTTCAGAGGATGGCATATCAG GAGAGGTTCGATGATTGGGAATCCAGAGGAGTTAAAATTGTGCCTGTCCTCTCAAGACCAGATGGTCAATGGACAGGCGAGCGAGGTTATGTCCAG AATGTGTTCTCAAGGATGAAGAATATTGTAAACCCTTCATCAGTGGGAGCAATTTTGTGTGGGCATAAACAGATGACTGAG gaaatcacaagagttcTTGTTGCCGATGGTTTATCAAAAGATAGGATCTTAACTAACTTCTGA
- the LOC8070432 gene encoding uncharacterized protein LOC8070432, with the protein MVTKSSALLSRPHFSTATQTQGTKTTTMASSASLLQASTSFAPVFSPLPSRHQPTAPRLHLRGSPNRRRRGVSLAASSAASPEVEKESSPSSSPQESLSAVVDSVKVLKEAAKTRKVPAPEILSALSKIKKAKLDTSTFFETLGGTESPGRTWMLIFTAKGRLDKGQYFPVTAVQRFDAAGKRIENGIYLGPIGCLTFEGRLSWKKKILAFIFERVRIKVGPLGPLEIGFGSSNDDREPSTKDPFFVWFYVDEEIAVAQGRGGGVAYWCRCQRVP; encoded by the exons ATGGTGACCAAGAGTTCCGCGCTCCTCTCGCGTCCTCATTTCTCAACCGCCACACAAACCCAAGGAacgaagacgacgacgatgGCGTCGTCTGCCTCCTTGCTCCAAGCCTCCACGTCCTTCGCTCCAGTCTTCTCCCCGCTCCCATCCCGACACCAGCCCACGGCGCCACGCCTGCATCTCCGCGGCTCCCCCAACCGTCGTCGCCGCGGCGTCTCACTCGCTGCTTCCTCCGCCGCGTCGCCGGAAGTCGAGAAAGAGTCGTCGCCCTCGTCCTCGCCGCAGGAATCTCTGTCG GCTGTCGTGGACAGTGTGAAGGTGCTCAAGGAGGCAGCCAAGACAAGGAAAGTACCTGCGCCGGAAATTCTCTCGGCACTGTCCAAGATCAAGAAGGCGAAACTCGACACATCAACATTCTTTGAGACACTTGGTGGTACTGAGTCTCCAGGCAGGACATGGATGCTTATCTTCACTGCAAAG GGTCGGCTGGACAAAGGGCAGTATTTTCCAGTGACTGCAGTCCAGCGCTTCGATGCCGCG GGAAAACGGATTGAGAATGGCATATATTTGGGCCCTATTGGGTGCTTAACGTTTGAAGGGAGGCTGTCATGGAAAAAGAAAATACTTGCATTCATCTTCGAGCGGGTTCGCATAAAGGTTGGACCATTGGGTCCCCTAGAAATCGGCTTCGGAAGCAGCAATGATGATAGGGAACCCAGCACAAAGGACCCGTTCTTTGTTTGGTTCTATGTTGATGAGGAAATCGCTGTTGCGCAAGGCAGAGGCGGTGGAGTAGCTTACTGGTGCAGATGTCAGCGTGTCCCCTGA
- the LOC8070431 gene encoding eukaryotic translation initiation factor 3 subunit A, translating to MATFAKPENALKRAEELIHVGQKQAALQALHDLITSRRYRSWQKPLEKIMMKYVELCVDLRKGRYAKDGLIQYRIVCQQVNVSSLEDVIKHFMQLSNEKAEQAKSQAEALEDALDVEDLEADKRPEDLMLSFVSGEKGKDRSDKEVVTPWFKFLWETYRTVLEILRNNSKLEALYAMTAHRAFQFCKQYKRTTEFRRLCEIIRNHLANLNKYRDQRDRPDLTAPESLQLYLDTRVEQLKVATEVSLWQEAFRSVEDIHGLMSMVKKMPKPSVLVVYYAKLTEIFWISDSHLYHAYAWLKLFNLQKSYNKNLSQKDLQLIASSVLLAALSVAPYDKKYGASHFETENEKERNMRMANLVNFSLDSKRENREMPSRASLLSELVSKGVLSCASQEVRDLYNLLEHEFLPLDLASKVQPLLSKISKIGGKLSSASSVPEVKLSQYISALEKLTTLRVLQQASFIFQSMKIDMLSRMIPFFDFSVVEKISVDAVKHNFVAIKVNHLSGAVHFGTVDIESDGLSDHLSVLADSLNKVRNHIHPPVKKPTKLGESLISLAGIVENEHKRLLARKSIIEKRKEELERKILEKEKEEETKRMNSQRKTADEERVRLLNEQKQREHERIRREIEEKNKAEAKKLLEDLKKAGKKHVVVEGELTKEAIMELALNEQLKERQEMEKKLQRLAKTMDYLERAKRQEEAPLIEQAFEKRLEEEKILHEQEQLREIELSKQHHAGDLQEKNRLSRMLEHKNAFQEKIVQRREAEFGRLKKERDERISQLISSRKHERETVRKLMYYLNLEEQRIERLREEEEARKHEEEERRKREEAERKAKLDAIAEKQRLRERELEEKAKASREKLLSEAVHTPDSTPVAQPPREPAAAPAAAAAASAPAPGRYVPKFKLGSDSGGSSGGSQRPDVRSRDEDRWGPPGGSQRPTDARPRDEDRWGPPGGSRRPSDVRPRDEDRWGSRGERSRLDERSLRQDGPPARQDAPPPRQDGPPPATDRWRGGPRFSSNSSSTWSNRPRN from the exons ATGGCGACTTTTGCGAAACCTGAGAACGCACTCAAGAGAGCTGAAG AATTGATTCATGTTGGCCAAAAGCAGGCAGCTCTCCAGGCTTTACATGATCTCATTACCTCGAGAAGGTACAGGTCATGGCAAAAGCCTCTTGAAAAGATCATGATGAAGTATGTAGAACTCTGTGTTGACCTGAGGAAAGGAAGATATGCAAAAGATGGTCTTATTCAGTATAGGATTGTCTGCCAGCAAGTAAACGTGTCATCCTTGGAGGATGTCATAAAGCACTTCATGCAGCTTTCCAACGAGAAAGCTGAACAAGCTAAGAGTCAGGCAGAAGCCCTGGAAGATGCTCTGGATGTTGAAGATCTGGAAGCAGACAAGCGTCCCGAAGACCTGATGCTCAGTTTTGTTAGTGGAGAGAAAGGAAAGGACCGATCAGATAAAGAGGTTGTCACTCCTTGGTTTAAGTTCCTCTGGGAGACATACAGGACGGTTCTTGAGATACTAAGGAACAATTCAAAGCTTGAAGCGTTATATGCT ATGACTGCTCATAGGGCTTTTCAATTCTGTAAGCAGTATAAGAGAACAACTGAATTCCGTAGGTTGTGTGAGATCATCAGAAATCATCTTGCCAATCTCAACAAATATcgcgatcaaagagatcggccTGATCTGACTGCACCTGAAAGTTTACAACTGTATCTCGATACACGTGTTGAACAGCTTAAAGTTGCTACAGAGGTTTCCCTATGGCAG GAAGCCTTCCGATCTGTGGAAGATATCCATGGTTTGATGAGCATGGTGAAGAAAATGCCCAAACCTTCTGTCTTGGTGGTGTATTATGCAAAATTAACTGAAATTTTCTGGATATCTGATAGCCACCTTTATCATGCGTATGCATGGCTGAAGCTTTTCAACTTGCAAAAGAGCTACAATAAGAACTTGTCACAGAAGGATCTACAATTAATAGCATCTTCTGTCTTGCTCGCTGCACTATCTGTGGCACCTTATGACAAGAAATATGGTGCATCTCATTTTGAGACAGAGAATGAGAAGGAGCGTAACATGCGGATGGCCAACCTTGTTAACTTCTCGCTTGATTCCAAGCGTGAAAATAGGGAAATG ccttcaagAGCATCTCTTCTATCTGAGTTG GTGTCCAAAGGAGTCCTTTCATGTGCTTCCCAAGAAGTGCGAGATTTATACAACCTTTTGGAACATGAGTTTCTCCCTCTGGACCTTGCATCAAAAGTGCAGCCACTTCTTTCAAAGATTTCAAAGATTGGAGGGAAGCTTTCATCAGCTTCTTCTGTTCCAGAGGTTAAGTTATCTCAGTACATATCAGCATTGGAGAAGCTGACAACATTGAGAGTGCTGCAACAG GCCTCTTTTATTTTCCAGTCCATGAAGATTGATATGCTCTCAAGAATGATCCCTTTCTTTGACTTCTCTGTTGTGGAGAAGATTTCTGTTGATGCTGTGAAACACAATTTTGTTGCTATAAAAGTTAACCATTTATCAGGAGCTGTTCATTTTGGTACTGTG GACATAGAATCTGATGGATTAAGTGATCACCTTAGTGTTCTGGCTGATTCATTAAATAAAGTGAGGAACCATATTCATCCACCAGTGAAAAAGCCGACTAAACTCGGTGAAAGTCTGATTAGTTTGGCTGGAATAGTGGAGAATGAACATAAGAGGCTTCTTGCAAGAAAGTCCATCATTGAAAAGCGCAAAGAAGAGCTTGAGCGCAAAATATTGGAGAAG gaaaaagaagaagaaacaaagagaatgaacAGTCAAAGGAAAACTGCGGACGAGGAAAGGGTGAGGCTTCTCAATGAACAGAAGCAGAGGGAGCACGAGCGGATTCGTAGAGAGATAGAGGAAAAAAATAAAGCAGAAGCAAAAAAGTTGCTAGAAGACTTGAAGAAAGCAGGGAAAAAACATGTCGTTGTTGAAGGG GAGCTTACTAAGGAGGCCATCATGGAATTGGCATTGAATGAACAGTTGAAGGAGCGCCAGGAAATGGAGAAAAAACTGCAGAGGCTTGCAAAAACAATGGATTATCTGGAAAGGGCAAAAAGGCAGGAAGAGGCACCACTGATCGAGCAAGCTTTCGAGAAGCGTCTTGAGGAAGAGAAGATCCTTCATGAGCAAGAGCAGCTT CGCGAGATTGAACTCAGTAAGCAACACCATGCTGGCGACTTGCAAGAGAAAAATAGACTTTCTCGAATGTTGGAACACAAG AATGCTTTCCAGGAGAAAATCGTCCAACGTCGTGAAGCTGAGTTTGGTCGtctgaaaaaagagagagatgaACGGATCAGTCAGCTGATATCATCAAGAAAGCATGAAAGGGAGACAGTAAGGAAATTGATGTATTATCTGAACCTGGAGGAACAGCGGATTGAAAGGCTTCGTGAGGAAGAGGAAGCTAGAAAACATGAAG AGGAAGAGAGGAGGAAGAGAGAGGAGGCTGAAAGGAAAGCTAAGCTTGATGCTATTGCTGAAAAGCAGCGATTGAGAGAGAGGGAGTTGGAGGAGAAGGCAAAGGCGAGCAGGGAGAAGCTCTTATCTGAGGCTGTGCACACTCCTGATTCTACACCTGTTGCACAGCCACCTCGTGAGCCAGCAGCAGCCCCTGCTGCAGCTGCGGCAGCCTCTGCTCCAGCTCCTGGTAGATATGTTCCGAAGTTTAAACTCGGCAGCGATAGCGGCGGCAGCTCTGGAGGCAGCCAGAGACCAGATGTGCGCTCCCGTGATGAAGACCGCTGGGGTCCACCCGGTGGCAGCCAGAGACCAACAGATGCGCGCCCACGAGATGAAGACCGCTGGGGTCCACCTGGTGGGAGCCGGAGACCATCAGATGTGCGCCCACGCGATGAAGATCGCTGGGGTTCACGTGGAGAGCGCTCACGCCTTGATGAGCGTTCACTCAGGCAAGATGGCCCTCCTGCACGACAGGATGCACCTCCACCCCGCCAAGATGGCCCTCCTCCAGCTACTGACCGCTGGCGCGGTGGACCAAGATTTTCCTCAAACTCTTCATCAACCTGGTCCAACAGGCCACGGAACTGA
- the LOC110433420 gene encoding uncharacterized protein LOC110433420: MAQQAAAPARPAGPTRLVYFDDMGALRYSATVLSVHQEDGGRVAVVLDATVFHPQGGGQPADTGVISAGGARFLVEDVRAKDGVVFHYGRFEGTEQGCGIGFKEGETVSLEVDAERRSFNSRLHSAGHLLDICVHNVGLFHLQPGKGYHFPDGAFVEYKGVIPPDQIPVKKNELEREANRLISEGAKVLASVFPYEEAVILCGGSLPSYISKDSTPRIVKFGDNPGGPCGGTHVADISIINSLKVTNIRVKKGLTKVSYSISP, encoded by the exons ATGGCGCAGCAGGCTGCTGCACCGGCGAGGCCTGCGGGCCCCACCAGGCttgtctacttcgatgatatGGGAGCGCTCCGCTACTCCGCCACCGTCCTCTCCGTCCACCAG GAGGACGGCGGCCGGGTAGCGGTGGTGCTGGACGCCACAGTCTTCCACCCGCAGGGCGGCGGCCAACCGGCGGACACGGGCGTCATCTCCGCCGGCGGAGCCAGGTTCCTCGTCGAGGATGTGCGGGCGAAGGACGGAGTG GTTTTCCACTATGGAAGATTTGAGGGCACGGAACAAGGATGTGGGATTGGATTTAAAGAGGGTGAAACCGTTAGCTTGGAGGTCGACGCAGAACGGCGCAGCTTTAATTCAAG GCTTCATTCTGCTGGGCATTTGTTGGACATCTGTGTCCACAATGTAGGCCTCTTTCATCTGCAACCTGGGAAAGGCTACCATTTTCCTGATGG AGCGTTTGTTGAGTATAAGGGAGTAATTCCTCCAGATCAAATACCGGTTAAGAAAAATGAACTGGAAAGGGAAGCCAATAGGCTAATTTCAGAAGGAGCGAAG GTCTTAGCTTCTGTTTTTCCTTATGAGGAGGCAGTGATATTATGCGGAGGTTCTCTGCCTAGTTACATTTCAAAG GATAGCACTCCTCGCATTGTGAAGTTCGGGGATAATCCTGGTGGTCCTTGCGGTGGTACTCATGTTGCTGACATTTCAATCATCAATAGCCTTAAG GTAACAAACATAAGAGTGAAGAAAGGCCTCACGAAAGTCTCATACAGCATCAGCCCATGA
- the LOC110433856 gene encoding NKAP family protein UM04995, producing MDAKRFLQLVEEKKRRILEKKEAPLKWEQKLEAAAKAKADAEAKAKKLKSRKHRRRGDSSSDSDSDYDSDIDRKHRKRKDRRRNKKHEHSDSDARRRKRRSRRSTDSSDESNSEYESRSEEERPRKKRSHRRRHHRHSSRSDSEDYSSDEEEQRSAKDHSQSRRRHHRSSDDDSDKDKVKSRHGKRLRSSDEDARSDSNSHKHLRSQSLEESSDDRDAAESEKMRNGKRSHKNGHHHHHHRHHRHHHERHRNSAEPNDKRQVLKDGQRAIGSDSAN from the coding sequence ATGGATGCCAAAAGGTTTCTGCAACTGGTCGAGGAGAAGAAAAGAAGGATCCTCGAGAAGAAAGAAGCCCCACTAAAGTGGGAGCAGAAGCTAGAAGCAGCAGCTAAGGCCAAGGCTGATGCAGAAGCGAAGGCGAAGAAGCTAAAATCAAGAAAGCACAGGAGGAGAGGAGATTCTTCCTCGGACTCTGACAGTGACTATGACAGCGATATTGATCGGAAACATAGGAAGAGGAAGGACCGCAGAAGGAACAAGAAGCATGAACATTCTGACTCTGATGCCAGGAGACGCAAGCGTAGGTCCAGAAGGAGCACAGACTCAAGTGACGAGAGCAACAGTGAATATGAGAGCAGGTCTGAAGAAGAACGTCCAAGGAAGAAGCGCTCGCACAGAAGAAGGCATCACCGACACTCTTCAAGGTCAGACTCTGAAGACTACAGCAGTGACGAGGAAGAACAGAGATCTGCCAAGGACCATTCTCAGAGCCGCAGACGCCACCATAGGTCATCCGATGATGACTCGGACAAGGACAAGGTCAAGTCGAGACATGGGAAGCGTCTGAGATCAAGTGACGAGGATGCAAGGTCAGATTCCAACAGCCATAAGCATCTCAGGAGCCAATCCTTGGAGGAGTCATCAGACGATAGAGATGCTGCTGAATCAGAGAAGATGAGAAATGGCAAAAGGTCTCACAAGAATGGCCACCATCACCACCATCACCGTCACCATCGGCACCACCATGAAAGACATCGTAACTCTGCAGAACCTAATGACAAGAGGCAAGTATTGAAAGATGGCCAGAGGGCCATTGGAAGTGACAGCGCAAACTGA
- the LOC8070430 gene encoding uncharacterized protein LOC8070430 has product MHAPHPTNSAACFHPGLRLPRRSYTYTPSRWPPRRRLISSDLLIPPCLSSLTAIEVGDCVFMGNTPSCILLAVAAPAAGGGGRASSSSSSSSAAAATNTTTKVIHADGTVTRLARPVRASELMLDHPGQFVCDARRLAVGCRVPGVAADELLQPRHACYFLLPMDMLYSVLTDDEMAALSDSHAATAAAASAWKRIRVTTAPHHHRGAPDRRHVRRGPAKDEACSDGARVYPMLGLLATGDLGADNNNKPQLRAGRPAAKSGGGGGGGTGLRRHRPWQPVLDTIEEVP; this is encoded by the coding sequence atgcatgcgccgcACCCCACCAACTCGGCTGCCTGCTTCCACCCTGGCCTGCGCCTGCCGCGTCGTTCGTATACATATACTCCCTCTCGCTGGCCCCCAAGGCGTCGTCTCATATCCTCTGATCTCCTGATCCCCCCCTGTCTCTCGTCTCTGACTGCGATCGAAGTTGGTGACTGCGTGTTCATGGGGAACACGCCGTCGTGCATACTgctggcggtggcggcgccCGCCGCGGGGGGTGGCGGCCgcgcctcgtcgtcgtcgtcgtcgtcgtcggcggcggcggccaccaacaccaccaccaagGTGATCCACGCGGACGGCACCGTGACGCGGCTGGCGCGCCCGGTGCGCGCGTCGGAGCTCATGCTCGACCACCCGGGCCAGTTCGTCTGCGACGCCCGCCGCCTCGCGGTCGGCTGCCGCGTCCCCGGGGTGGCCGCCGACGAGCTCCTCCAGCCGCGCCACGCCTGCTACTTCCTCCTGCCCATGGACATGCTCTACTCCGTGCTCACAGACGACGAGATGGCCGCGCTCTCCGACTCCCACGCCgccacggccgccgccgcctccgcctggAAGAGGATCAGGGTCACCACGGCCCCCCACCACCACCGCGGCGCCCCCGACCGCCGCCACGTCCGCCGGGGCCCCGCGAAGGACGAGGCCTGCAGCGATGGCGCCAGGGTGTACCCGATGCTCGGCCTGCTGGCGACCGGCGATCTCGGCGCAGATAATAACAATAAACCTCAATTACGCGCCGGCCGGCCCGCAGCCAagtcgggcggcggcggcggcggcggcaccgggTTGAGACGGCACCGGCCATGGCAGCCAGTGCTGGACACCATCGAGGAGGTTCCGTGA